From the Candidatus Neomarinimicrobiota bacterium genome, one window contains:
- a CDS encoding sugar transferase, translating into MIYPKYKYVIAGIDLVLILLSYAVAFNLRFGGSSNVFRLNGYEFIIVLIIVMILGVAHLFIFQSLNLYKINILLDFFPQISLIIKGLAIGTILVIIVQFVIKYSFVFESRLLFIYYAITVTGSLIVVRTLIFRSIFIYFANKGMYSRNVAIIGTKKNAKMIAAGLVTKVIYGMSIKGFIGDSGEVGEKIFQDLALLGKMNDLESTVTEYNIDELIIAPDDINYGELISLIERCQRTEIAIQVVSELYRIIPDKLAVEKYSDIPLVRMHGSSHTRLWTKFRRTFDFLASAAIIILISPLLIAIMIAIKLTSRGSLIYKQRRIGKDGNEFTFYKFRTMFVGSDKDDSRTEVMKNFIKGSGEVDGGSKKIVDESKFTVVGKLLRRTSLDELPQFFNVLAGDMAVVGPRPCLPYEYEHYDEWQKKRNEVLPGITGLWQVSGRSEVAHNEMIVMDLYYIRNSSPWFDLLLIFKTIMIMINGRGGG; encoded by the coding sequence CGTAATAGCCGGAATCGACCTTGTTCTCATACTCTTGTCGTATGCGGTCGCTTTTAATCTCAGGTTTGGCGGGAGCTCAAACGTATTCAGGCTTAACGGGTATGAATTCATAATAGTTCTGATAATCGTGATGATCTTAGGAGTCGCGCACCTATTCATATTTCAATCGCTCAATCTGTACAAGATAAACATTCTGCTTGATTTTTTTCCGCAGATATCCTTGATAATTAAGGGCTTAGCAATAGGAACTATCCTTGTAATAATCGTACAGTTCGTTATAAAATACTCCTTCGTTTTTGAAAGCAGACTTCTATTTATATATTATGCAATAACAGTGACAGGATCTCTTATAGTCGTCAGGACGCTGATATTCCGGTCAATATTCATTTATTTTGCCAATAAGGGAATGTATTCGAGAAACGTTGCGATCATCGGGACAAAGAAAAATGCAAAAATGATAGCTGCCGGCTTAGTTACGAAAGTGATTTACGGGATGTCCATCAAAGGTTTTATAGGCGACAGCGGCGAGGTTGGAGAGAAGATATTTCAGGATTTGGCCTTGTTAGGAAAGATGAACGATTTAGAGTCAACAGTCACAGAATATAACATCGACGAACTGATTATAGCTCCCGATGACATAAATTACGGGGAACTTATCAGCTTAATCGAGCGTTGTCAAAGAACAGAAATTGCCATACAGGTTGTCAGCGAATTGTATAGAATAATACCGGATAAATTAGCAGTAGAAAAGTACTCGGACATCCCGCTTGTGCGGATGCACGGGTCATCACATACAAGGTTATGGACTAAATTTCGGAGAACTTTTGATTTTCTGGCTTCTGCTGCTATAATCATTTTAATTTCACCCTTACTCATAGCGATCATGATTGCAATAAAACTGACTTCGCGGGGCTCCTTGATTTATAAGCAGCGGCGTATCGGTAAAGATGGTAATGAATTTACATTCTATAAATTCAGGACGATGTTCGTGGGAAGCGATAAGGATGATTCGAGAACAGAAGTGATGAAAAATTTTATTAAGGGGAGCGGAGAAGTTGATGGAGGTTCCAAAAAGATCGTTGACGAATCTAAATTCACGGTTGTAGGTAAGTTATTGAGAAGAACGAGCTTAGATGAGCTGCCGCAGTTTTTCAACGTGTTAGCGGGGGACATGGCGGTAGTAGGACCCCGGCCGTGCTTGCCTTACGAGTATGAGCATTATGATGAATGGCAGAAAAAGAGAAATGAGGTTCTGCCGGGAATTACCGGGCTCTGGCAAGTTTCCGGTAGAAGTGAGGTAGCTCATAACGAAATGATAGTGATGGATTTATATTACATCAGAAATTCATCGCCATGGTTTGATTTACTGCTTATTTTTAAGACAATTATGATAATGATCAATGGCAGAGGCGGCGGATAG